One Dictyostelium discoideum AX4 chromosome 3 chromosome, whole genome shotgun sequence genomic region harbors:
- the manB gene encoding hypothetical protein, with protein sequence MGKVLILFLFVLLLITFINCTNNKILNNENSSNEDNVINVFLIPHSHCDLGWVQTLEEYYSENVTVILDNVINTLIKDSSKKFNWAEIYYFETWWNEQSSFLQAQVRNLVNNGQLYFVGGGWAQNDEGATHYQAVINQMTLGHQFLLSEFGVVPEIGWQIDPFGPSTLTATLFSLMGFKYHVINRIDERIKYIYNDTPDIVGSGWMTTDRSFEFQWYPSHNDQELSIFTHVLDHHYNSPYLIYPNASNPNQSLTTGFDFESDPTQNPPINQSNIYERAAVFVEIMQQRSQLYRHNNLLIPFGNDFRFQNASLEFDNMDKLITYINSNSSWGVTIQYATLNEYFEKVESIEPPVEYADIVGQDLFVYTMCLASDYQAFNTCANWWSGYYTSYPLLKQTARDSDSLLRVGEMLYSLSCFYSNGFDFDFNIGFYALSMHRNVSGILTHHDAITGTAKEYVRVNYFQMLNEAQSLTLDYNIPDFVGFLLSNKSLNIDYQSNGSSILNSTNPGDIIAISFTNSIAWDRIETVSIEIPFVNMAVYDYQLNPIQSQIVQRFDKSNNWYLYFQVATPALGISTYFIVILSTDGEILNDNSKNLPTPIQSILSISNELLFNDNDDETTTTTIGNSNFNLNFKFDRDNNNLLTLNSYDDLFNNKIGIPISQHLIEYTSLSDDAYKFRVQGLPIPLTPINPQFYLTIGPVVQIVTIIYNNNCSQSYLIYNDTTSFNPFETDNDNNNNSRLIKNDQYFEIDNIVASGWDKEISMKFTTNINNQNIFYTNNGLEIMKRQWEIHWNDTFIWSEITSNFYPMINTGYIVDQQVSDYQQQLTILSKQTFGASSQTNGEFEVLLIRRSNYTQWSVHEPMNDTSNPSLRVLCIFGDPNFSNEIRTPHSILFENPLQPVYSLIPNSIPIEKYIDTYNTLFKPLQTSLPYNLHLLTFTKQWIDSPSIIMRLINIYEIGQSINFSKSINFNIGSGDNNNNNNNNNNNGFLTHYNISQIIETTLSANSELSNPTNNLVITLEPLEIKTFLLTLSPKQ encoded by the exons ATGGGAAAAgtattaatactttttttatttgtattattattaataacttttattaattgtactaataataaaatattaaacaatgAAAACTCTTCAAATGAAGATAATGTAAtaaatgtatttttaattccacACTCTCACTGTGATTTAG gaTGGGTACAAACACTAGAAGAATATTATTCAGAAAATGTAACAGTAATTTTAGATAATGTTATAAAtacattaattaaagattcaagtaaaaaatttaattgggcagagatttattattttgaaacaTGGTGGAATGAACAATCATCATTCCTCCAAGCTCAAGTTAGGAATTTAGTAAACAATGGACAATTATattttgttggtggtggttggGCACAAAATGATGAGGGTGCAACTCACTATCAAGCAGTTATCAATCAAATGACATTAGGCCACCAATTTTTGTTATCAGAATTTGGCGTGGTTCCAGAGATTGGCTGGCAGATTGACCCCTTTGGACCATCAACTTTAACAGCCACACTCTTCTCATTGATGGGGTTCAAATACCATGTTATCAATAGAATAGATGAAcgtattaaatatatatacaatGATACACCCGACATTGTGGGATCGGGTTGGATGACGACTGACAGGTCCTTCGAGTTCCAGTGGTATCCATCGCATAATGACCAAGAGCTGTCCATTTTCACACATGTGTTAGACCACCATTATAACTCGCCCTATTTGATATACCCAAATGCAAGCAACCCAAATCAGTCGTTAACTACCGGGTTCGATTTCGAGTCTGATCCCACACAAAATCCGCCCATCAATCAATCCAATATCTACGAGAGGGCAGCTGTATTTGTGGAGATCATGCAGCAACGGTCTCAATTGTACAGACATAACAATTTACTCATACCATTTGGCAATGATTTTAGATTCCAAAATGCGTCGTTGGAATTCGACAATATGGATAAACTGATCACCTACATCAATTCCAACTCGTCGTGGGGTGTCACTATTCAATACGCAACGTTGAATGAGTATTTTGAAAAGGTAGAATCCATAGAACCACCTGTTGAATACGCCGACATCGTCGGTCAGGACCTATTCGTTTATACAATGTGTTTGGCGTCGGATTACCAGGCATTCAATACTTGTGCAAATTGGTGGTCTGGCTATTACACCTCTTATCCATTACTAAAACAGACTGCAAGAGATTCTGACTCACTATTGAGAGTTGGTGAGATGTTGTACTCGTTGAGTTGTTTCTATTCAAATGGCTtcgattttgattttaatattggttTCTACGCATTAAGCATGCATAGAAATGTGAGTGGAATACTAACACATCACGATGCTATCACTGGCACTGCCAAGGAGTACGTACGGGTTAACTATTTCCAAATGTTAAACGAAGCACAGTCGTTGACTCTAGACTACAACATACCCGATTTCGttggatttttattatcaaataaatcattaaatattgattacCAATCTAACGGTTCCTCTATATTGAATTCGACAAATCCTGGTGACATCATTGCAATCTCATTCACCAATAGTATAGCTTGGGATAGAATTGAAACCGTCTCTATAGAAATTCCATTTGTTAATATGGCCGTATACGACTACCAATTAAATCCAATTCAATCACAAATTGTACAACgttttgataaatcaaataattggTATCTTTATTTCCAAGTTGCAACACCAGCATTAGGTATTTCAACCTATTTCATTGTAATACTTTCAACAGATGgtgaaatattaaatgataattctaaaaatttaccaactccaattcaatcaattttatcaatttcaaatgaattattatttaatgataatgatgatgaaactacaacaaccacaattggtaattcaaattttaatttaaattttaaatttgatagagataataataatcttttaacattaaatagctatgatgatttatttaataataaaattggaatTCCAATTAGTCaacatttaattgaatatacATCATTAAGTGATGATGCATATAAATTTAGAGTTCAAGGATTACCAATACCATTAACACCAATTAATccacaattttatttaacaaTTGGTCCAGTTGTACAAATTGTAactataatttataataataattgttcacaatcttatttaatttataatgatACAACTTCATTTAATCCATTTGAaactgataatgataataataacaattcaagattaattaaaaatgatcaatattttgaaattgataatattgttgCATCAGGATGGGATAAAGAGATATCAATGAAATTTacaacaaatattaataatcaaaatatattttatacaaataatgGTTTAGAAATTATGAAAAGACAATGGGAAATTCATTGGAATGATACTTTTATTTGGAGTGAAATCACTAGTAACTTTTATCCAATGATTAACACTGGTTATATAGTTGATCAACAAGTTAGTGATTATCAACAGCAATTAACCATTTTATCAAAACAAACATTTGGTGCAAGTTCTCAAACAAATGGTGAATTTGAAGTATTGTTAATTCGTCGTTCAAATTATACTCAATGGTCAGTACATGAACCAATGAATGATACAAGTAATCCTTCGTTAAGAGTGTTGTGTATATTTGGTGATCCAAATTTTAGTAATGAAATTCGAACTCCtcattcaatattatttgaaaatccaTTACAACCAGTTTATTCATTAATTCCAAACTCAataccaattgaaaaatatattgaTACTTATAATACACTATTTAAACCATTACAAACTTCATTACCATACAATTTACATCTATTAACTTTTACAAAACAATGGATTGATTCACCTTCAATTATAATgagattaattaatatttatgaAATTGGTCAaagtattaatttttcaaaatcaattaattttaatattggtagtggtgataataacaataacaataataataataataataatggttttttaACTCATTATAATATTTCTCAAATTATTGAAACTACATTATCTGCAAATTCTGAATTATCAAAtccaacaaataatttagtaATTACTCTCGAACctttagaaattaaaacatttttattaacattatcaccaaaacaataa
- a CDS encoding solute carrier family 2 member protein, with product MEIIEIRIGNNNNDIIISIIKKWIKENEIFIEIKNLLLSSSIILKKIDYFNEIKRFSYIEYQIYFNENKIKNDKNWTCKELIPNHTNNRMILFFGNGSKNKLKEESSTIKFINNKNYLNSNNFKKVNIVSIMIENEKIVGENEPLLLNENINISTTTITTRNNNENLNNNNNSKLSFFLIFNVSFSVLSTLQFGYNTGVISPTILDIQTIFGLNVNEKSMLVSSVLFGAMLGSFLSGFFVDIFGRKKTLLGNNLFYLLGPLLCSVGKNYATLLIGRLITGVGVGIASSVVPLYITEISPPSFRGSLGLLRQSTVTLGIMLSSLFAYGLLVYSNGWRYTFAIASIPSLFQFILGYWFVESPRWLVSKNREDEAKQIMKKIEPHVSEDLIDLQITRIRSSVLEQKGNDNWLQLFQYQYLKIYIIGFGLNMLQQFVGINCVIYYSGIILEDAGFAKNAAVLIGALVGIPQLVMLLISVWLIDRFGRKPLLLVGCIGMIIGLAVLGYPFYDNSNPTGKIDNTKKGWIAVAGMIFFKLMFSMGLGPIPALIGSEIFPSKIRGKAMAISQLLNWAANCIVNSMYLHMVNSKLGQAGTFWFFGGISIITFFFVLILVPETKNVQIEELSKRLLLKNK from the exons atggaaattattgaaattagaattggaaataataataatgatattataatatcaattattaaaaaatggataaaagaaaatgaaatttttattgaaattaaaaatttattattatcatcatcaattatattaaagaaaattgattactttaatgaaattaaaagattttcgTACATTGAGtaccaaatttattttaatgaaaataaaattaaaaacgaTAAAAATTGGACATGCAAAGAATTAATACCAAACCACACAAATAATagaatgattttattttttggtaatGGAAG taaaaataaattaaaagaagaatcttcaactattaaatttattaataataaaaattatttaaattcaaataattttaaaaaagttaatatagTTTCAATTatgattgaaaatgaaaaaatagtTGGAGAAAatgaaccattattattaaatgaaaatataaatatatcaacaacaacaataacaactaggaataataatgaaaatttaaataataataataattcaaaattatcattttttttaatatttaatgttTCATTTTCAGTATTAAGTACATTACAATTTGGATATAATACAGGTGTTATATCACCAACTATTTTAGATATACAAACTATATTTGGATTAAATgttaatgaaaaatcaatgtTAGTTAGTAGTGTATTATTTGGAGCAATGTTGGGATCATTTTTATCAGGATTCTTTGTTGATATTTTTGGTAGAAAAAAGACACTACttggaaataatttattttatttacttgGACCATTGTTATGCTCAGTTGGAAAAAACTATGCAACTCTATTGATTGGTAGATTAATAACGGGTGTTGGCGTTGGTATTGCGTCATCGGTTGTGCCATTATATATTACAGAgatatcaccaccatcatttaGAGGTTCATTAGGATTACTTAGACAAAGTACAGTGACATTGGGTATTATGTTATCGTCATTGTTTGCCTATGGTTTATTAGTTTATTCAAATGGTTGGAGATACACATTCGCAATTGCGTCGATTCCATCACTATTTCAATTCATACTTGGTTATTGGTTTGTTGAGTCACCAAGATGGCTAGTTTCAAAGAATAGAGAGGATGAAGCtaaacaaataatgaaaaagattgAACCACACGTTAGTGAAGATTTAATAGATTTACAAATCACTAGAATTCGGTCAAGTGTTTTAGAACAAAAAGGAAATGACAACTGGTTACAGTTATTCCAATATCagtatttaaaaatctaTATCATTGGTTTCGGGTTAAATATGCTTCAACAATTTGTTGGTATCAATTGTGTTATCTACTATAGTGGTATAATATTGGAGGATGCAGGGTTCGCCAAGAATGCTGCCGTGTTAATTGGTGCATTGGTTGGTATACCACaattggtgatgttgttgatatcAGTTTGGTTAATTGATAGATTCGGTAGAAAACCATTACTACTTGTTGGTTGCATTGGTATGATCATTGGTTTGGCCGTATTGGGTTACCCATTCTATGATAACTCAAATCCAACtggtaaaattgataatactaAAAAAGGTTGGATCGCTGTTGCTGGTATGATTTTCTTTAAACTTATGTTTTCAATGGGTCTTGGTCCAATACCTGCTTTAATCGGGTCAGAGATTTTCCCTTCAAAAATTCGTGGTAAAGCAATGGCAATCTCTCAACTCTTAAATTGGGCTGCAAATTGTATTGTCAATTCAATGTATTTACATATGGTAAATTCAAAACTTGGTCAAGCTGGTACTTTCTGGTTCTTTGGTGGTATTTCTATCATTAcatttttctttgttttaatattagtaCCTGAAACTAAAAATGTGCAAATTGAAGAACTTTCAAAAAgattacttttaaaaaataaataa
- the rpa12 gene encoding RNA polymerase I subunit, which produces MAKEIKVKKEKKEEKEDFELKEDKIESEEETNHSKKDKKKKDKKEKKSKKSKKDNDNDDQEEDEENVEDEQDEESDKKKKKKEKKEKKKSKKSKKSKDSDDEEEEQEEEQEIKQEEEEEEDNSNKKDKKRKNKDKDSGDSKKKSKKQEQEESDNEEEEEDSKTPIKSSKTIMTPIQKQQHQQLLKSQKMESKFKKEPSPDDSKSPWSSLYVSNIKADFCPQCNAFLNYPKNFSQHITCSLCTFSKSKADLLNKKIVTKSSLFNKSIKNKEEDNEEDRGAIIDEKCPECGHGKMYFKTAQTRSADEGQTIFYDCVKCSFKFSTNS; this is translated from the exons atggcaaaagaaattaaagttaaaaaagagaaaaaagaagAGAAAGAAGATTTTGAATTGAAAGAGGATAAAATTGAAAGTGAAGAAGAAACAAACCattcaaaaaaagataaaaaaaagaaagataaaaaagaaaagaaatctaaaaagagtaaaaaagataatgataatgatgaccaagaagaagatgaagaaaatgTAGAAGATGAACAAGATGAAGAATcagataaaaagaaaaaaaagaaagaaaagaaagaaaaaaagaaatctaaaaaatctaaaaaatcaaaagattctgatgatgaagaagaagaacaagaagaagaacaagaaataaaacaagaagaagaagaagaagaggataatagtaataaaaaagataaaaaaagaaaaaataaagataaagatagtGGTGATagtaaaaagaaatcaaaaaaacaagaacaagaggaatcagataatgaagaagaagaggaagattcaaaaacaccaattaaatcaagTAAAACTATTATGAcaccaattcaaaaacaacaacaccaacaattattaaaaagtcAAAAGATGgaatctaaatttaaaaaagaaccATCACCAGATGATTCAAAATCACCATGGTCATCATTATACGTTTCAAATATCAAAGCTGATTTTTGTCCACAATGCAatgcatttttaaattatccaAAGAATTTTTCACAACATATCACTTGTTCATTATGTACTTTCTCAAAGAGTAAAGCTGATTTactcaataaaaaaattgttacTAAAAGTTCTctctttaataaatcaattaaaaataaagaagaagataatgaagaagatcGTGGTGCAatt attgaTGAAAAATGCCCAGAATGTGGTCATGGTAAAATGTATTTCAAAACAGCACAAACTAGATCAGCAGATGAAGGtcaaacaattttttatGATTGTGTTAAATGTTCATTCAaattttcaacaaattcttaa
- a CDS encoding Arf GTPase activating protein (pleckstrin homology (PH) domain-containing protein): protein MVESPKVRRTSSSQRLYNNNIKWVTVRPSTDNNNNNSSQKRSSNINIFTGESHQPEEFEIESHGSSSSIGTSLDEYNQHYLQAQQHQHQHQQHKHIFGSSFVDLSGFTPNSFEFKYPSVGNSPSVTVSSSLSLSSSIMGTSSGKSKLSLDTWKLANPDSTITIKKIKTSPRGSKEDIFNADSEQQPQSSPQLQLPLHPQPQPQSQSHITSNANAPQSSFNKVQPQGQEPQSVVNRTRSRQLSKPPVFIQQFQNHHHQQQQQQQQHQLSTSQSSASSLISHTQRRLSRAKQHQVEFNNNGNGNSNNGNGEKVHLQHALVLYSFDADLEEELNLIKDTTIIVVEQCADGWWKGRHLDSTKVATFPANYVKLIPSLLPQNNNNTTTTLPSSSSSTNTTTTTTNNNNTPTSIDQQIQLLNKKRSESLSNGNNNNNNNNNNNNNNNNNNSCFKDDPNIFFPTFNNNLSSSNSSRVNTDNGSMSFSKSSRSIRKNSLSSSFSSSSNASASILFQIKVYVPPFHEHTIILIAGGDTLKDLLEKLGRKKKMLFNEFKCKLRYYDSNIDLPLDTLISSLKDSDRNPLKLFMLSFDYINKFNNITTNIQLSNYFIISYNNIKNNNNNNNHNNNSILQKQWVIFDNQSIQIFNSHTDQQPIRIIGLKYSSVKHSNSSPNCFIVKTPFSLFKFTHDYFNIVNQWIDTIEQSREYQDGNPNLKRKQKKLIIKSSDSLSNTTSSLSFSGHFPPPIDRKQQILEIRNKEINRVCVDCCSKDPEWASISLGCFLCDTCCGIHQKVLPNYSEVLSVILDDQWEDIHINIFDKIGNNISNQYWEYNLLSKIVKPNSLAYEKENFIVSKYKKKEFTPSVNIPCPISIFNNEFSKQ from the exons atggtagaATCACCAAAAGTTAGAAGAACATCATCAAGTCAaagattatataataataatattaaatgggTTACTGTTAGACCATCaacagataataataataataatagtagtcaAAAAAGAAGtagtaatataaatatttttacagGTGAAAGCCACCAACctgaagaatttgaaattgaaagcCATggaagtagtagtagtattggTACAAGTTTAGATGAATATAATCAACATTATTTACAAgcacaacaacaccaacaccaacaccaacaacataAACATATATTTGGGTCATCATTTGTTGATTTATCCGGTTTCACACCAAATAGTTTTGAATTCAAATATCCATCAGTTGGAAATTCTCCAAGTGTAACtgtttcatcatcattatcactaTCATCGTCAATCATGGGTACAAGTTCTGGTAAAAGTAAATTATCATTGGACACTTGGAAACTTGCCAATCCAGATTccacaattacaattaaaaaaataaaaacaagtCCACGTGGAAGTAaagaagatatttttaatgcTGATTCcgaacaacaaccacaatcaTCACCACAATTACAATTGCCATTACatccacaaccacaaccacaatcacaatcacatATAACTAGTAATGCTAATGCACCACAatcttcatttaataaagtaCAACCACAAGGACAAGAACCACAATCAGTTGTAAATAGAACTAGATCAAGACAATTATCTAAACCACCAGTTTTcattcaacaatttcaaaatcatcatcatcaacaacaacaacaacaacaacaacatcaattaTCAACATCTCAATCATCtgcatcatcattaatttcacATACTCAAAGAAGATTATCAAGAGCAAAACAACATCaagttgaatttaataataatggtaatggaaatagtaataatggtaatggtgaaaAAGTACATTTACAACATGCATTGGTTTTATATAGTTTTGATGCTGATCTTgaagaagaattaaatttaattaaagatacTACAATCATTGTTGTTGAACAATGTGCTGACGGTTGGTGGAAAGGTAGACATTTAGATTCCACCAAAGTTGCTACTTTCCCTGCAAATTATGTTAAATTAATaccatcattattaccacaaaataataataatactactaccacattaccatcatcgtcatcatcaactaatactactactaccaccactaataataataatacaccaacatcaattgatcaacaaattcaattattaaataaaaaaagatcagAATCACtttcaaatggtaataataataataataataataataataataataataataataataataataatagttgttttaaagatgatccaaatatattttttccaacatttaataataatttaagtagtagtaatagtagtagagTAAATACTGATAATGGGTCAATGTCATTTAGTAAATCATCAAGATCAATTAGAAAGAATAGTTTATCATCGTCatttagtagtagtagtaatgcATCAGCATCGATTTTATTCCAAATTAAAGTTTATGTACCACCATTTCATGAACAtacaattatattaatagCTGGTGGTGAtacattaaaagatttattagaGAAACTTGgtagaaaaaagaaaatgttattcaatgaatttaaatgtaaattaAGATATTACGattcaaatattgatttaccattggatactttaatttcatctttaAAAGATTCCGATAGAAatccattaaaattattcatGTTATCATTTGactatattaataaatttaataatataactaCAAATATCCAactttcaaattattttataatttcatataataatattaaaaataataataataataataatcataataataatagtattttacaaaaacaatgggttatatttgataatcagtcaattcaaatttttaatagtCATACAGATCAACAACCAATTAGAATTATTGGATTGAAATATAGTAGTGTGAAACACTCAAATTCTTCTCCAAATTGTTTTATTGTTAAAACTCCAtttagtttatttaaattcactcATGACTATTTTAATATCGTTAATCAATGGATTGATACAATTGAGCAATCTAGGGAATACCAAGATGGtaatccaaatttaaaaagaaaacaaaagaaattaattattaaatcatcagATTCTTTATCGAATACAActtcttcattatctttCTCTGGTCATTTCCCACCACCAATTGATagaaaacaacaaattcttgaaattagaaataaagaaattaatagaGTTTGTGTTGACTGTTGTTCAAAAGATCCTGAATGGGCTTCAATCTCATTAGGTTGTTTCTTATGTGATACTTGTTGTGGTATTCATCAAAAAGTACTTCCAAATTATTCTGAAGTTTTATCAGTAATTTTAGATGATCAATGGGAAGATATTCATATTAAT atttttgataaaattggtaataatatttcaaatcaatattgggaatataatttattatcaaaaattgtAAAACCAAATAGTTTGGcatatgaaaaagaaaattttatagtttcaaaatataagaaaaaagaatttactCCATCAGTAAATATACCATgtccaatttcaatttttaataatgaattctCTAAACagtaa
- the snfA gene encoding AMP-activated protein kinase alpha subunit (Similar to AMPK) — MSSYQQNPIGSFGGLYGSGGIEKSSQIIGNYRLDKTLGIGSFGKVKLAEHIRTGVKVAIKILNRTKIKNLKMDEKIRREIQNMKLFRHPHIIKLYEVIETTTDIFMVMEYVTGGELFEYIVKNGKLLEDESRRLFQQMISGVDYCHHHMVVHRDLKPENLLLDPINKCIKIADFGLSNMMQDGDFLKTSCGSPNYAAPEVISGKLYAGPEVDVWSCGVILYAFLCAKLPFDDESIPMLFKKIREGVFSIPDFVSPSCADLIKKMLVVDPVKRITIHEIRNHPWFQVKLPKYLSSPHTFLSKSIQTINNSILNEMVQVYAPIDRERIIEELQKSGEVNDLIVSYHLLVDSKRGSYENEINSPNLVSPITTPIMSSAQKSPIMFTTTTGFNPSNSNSISNNNNNNNNNNNNTTNNNNNTTNNNNSIINNNNINNNNINNNNNNNNNNINNNNIINNNNNNNNNNNNNNNNNNNNNNNNNNNSSISGGTEVFSISPNLNNSYNSNSSGNSNGSNSNNNSNNNTNNDNNNNNNNNNNNNNNNNNNNNNNNNNNNCIDSVNNSLNNENDVNNSNINNNNNNNSDDGSNNNSYEGGGDVLLLSDLNGNNQLGGNDNGNVVNLNNNFQLLNSLDLNSDIQTQPHRKWYLGAISQLPPHEIMGEIYRALKKVGFEWKLTGPYQLRCRMVNGKPIKLVLQLFRVAENRYLLDIKKIEGEIFIFFDICSLMLEELNL; from the exons atgaGTTCATATCAACAAAATCCCATTGGATCTTTTGGTGGTCTATATGGCAGTGGAGGCATTGAAAAATCATCACAAATTATTGGAAACTATCGATTAGATAAAACTTTAGGTATAGGTTCATTCGGAAAAGTTAAAT tggCAGAACATATTAGAACAGGTGTAAAAGTTgcaataaaaatattaaatagaacaaaaattaaaaatttaaaaatggatgAAAAGATTAGAAgagaaattcaaaatatgaaattatttagaCATCCacatattattaaattatatgaaGTGATTGAAACAACAACAGATATTTTCATGGTTATGGAGTATGTAACCGGtggtgaattatttgaatacaTTGTAAAgaatggtaaattattagaGGATGAAAGTAGAAGACTTTTCCAACAAATGATCTCAGGTGTAGACTATTGTCATCATCATATGGTGGTACATAGAGACTTGAAACCAGAGAACCTCCTATTGGATCCAATCAATAAATGTATAAAGATTGCAGATTTCGGTCTTTCAAATATGATGCAAGATGGTGATTTCCTAAAGACAAGTTGTGGTTCACCCAATTACGCTGCACCTGAAGTTATCTCTGGCAAACTTTACGCTGGTCCAGAGGTTGATGTTTGGTCTTGTGGTGTCATTTTATATGCTTTTCTTTGTGCtaaattaccatttgatgatgaaagtATTCCAATGTTATTTAAGAAAATTAGag aggGTGTTTTTAGTATACCCGATTTTGTTTCACCAAGTTGTGcagatttaataaagaaaatgttAGTTGTTGACCCAGTTAAAAGAATTACAATTCATGAAATTAGAAATCATCCATGGTTTCAAgttaaattaccaaaatatttatcatcaccacatacatttttatcaaaatcaattcaaactatcaataattcaattttaaatgaaatggTACAA GTTTATGCACCAATTGATAGAGAAAGAATTATTGAAGAATTACAAAAATCTGGTGAagttaatgatttaattgttaGTTATCATTTATTAGTTGATTCAAAGAGAGGATCATATGAAAATGAGATTAATTCACCAAATTTAGTCTCACCAATTACAACACCAATTATGTCAAGTGCTCAAAAGAGTCCAATAATgtttactactactacaggATTTAATCCaagcaatagcaatagcatcagtaataataataataacaataacaataataataataataccactaataataataataataccactaataataataatagtattattaataacaataatattaataataataatataaataacaataataataataataataataatattaataataataatattattaataataataataataataataataataataataataataataataataataataataataataataataataataacaacagtAGTATAAGTGGTGGTACAGAAGTTTTTTCAATTAgtccaaatttaaataattcatataatagtaatagtagtggaAATAGTAATGGTAGCAACAGCaataacaattcaaataataatactaacaatgataataataataataataataataataataataataataataataataataataataataataataataacaataacaataattgtATCGATAGtgtaaataatagtttaaataatgaaaatgatgttaataatagtaatattaacaacaataataataataatagtgatgatgGTTCAAATAATAACTCATATgaaggtggtggtgatgtaCTTTTACTATCagatttaaatggtaataatcaattgggtggaaatgataatggtaatgttgtcaatttaaataataactttcaattattaaactCACTCGATTTGAATTCAGATATTCAAACCCAACCACATAGAAAATGGTATTTAGGTGCAATCTCTCAATTACCACCACATGAGATTATGGGTGAAATTTACAGAGCACTTAAAAAAGTTGGattt gAGTGGAAATTAACAGGTCCTTATCAATTAAGATGTAGAATGGTTAATGGAAAGCCAATTAAATTGGTTTTACAATTATTCAGAGTGGCAGAAAATAGATATTTATTGGATATCAAAAAGATTGAAGGTGAaatattcatattttttgatatttgtAGTTTAATGTTGGAggaattgaatttataa